The Spiroplasma apis B31 genomic sequence TAGTAAGTTGTATTAGATTTATTCCACAACTTATTAAAATTATAGTAACAAAATCTTCAAAAGATGTTTCCTTGATAATGTACATTATTGCAGTTCTAGCTGCACTGTTATGATTGATAGCAGCTGTCATGATTATGAACTATCCCTTGATAGTAACTAATGTAATAGTGTTTATAATTGCAAGTTTCATTTTAACATTCAAAATATGAGAAATTAATAAATCTAAAAAAGATTAACAGTATATTCGGTTGTTTTTGGTTGTATTTTAGAAAATTTGGTTGTTTTTGGTTGTTTTTCTTATTTTATAAGAGTACTATATGAGTGAGGTGCTAAATATGTTGAGAGAAGAAAGACTTAAACTGATAATCGATTTTGTAAATAAAAGCGGTTATTGTTCAAATGAAGAAATTTCTAAAGAACTTAATATTCCTTTTACCACCTTGCGAAGAGATTTAACGGATTTGAATTATGAACAAAAATTAAAACGTGTTCATGGTGGAGCTCAATCCATTAAAGAAAAGTCTATTTTAGAGGCAAAATTAGATGAAAAACTAACTTCTAACATTGATGCAAAACAATTAATTGCTTCAAAGGCTTTAAACTGTATTAAACCTTTTGAAACTGTATTTTTAGATGCAGGATCAACAACTTACTTTTTAGCTAAACTTATCACACAGGATTTGAATGTCAAGGTTTACACAAACTCAATAATTAATGCTCAGGTTTTAGCAAATAATGGAATAAGAGACATTTATTTATTACCTGGTAAATTAAAACTATCGACGGGTGCTATTTGTGGGGTTGAAACTATTGCTGCAATTTCGAAGTATAACTTTGATGTAGCTTTCTTAGGAATTAACGCCATAGATAAGGAATTTAATTTTTATACTACTGACGATGACGAAGCAGAGATTAAAATGAAAATTATCAAAAACGCACAGTTTGCTTTTGGTTTAGCAGACACAAGTAAAATGAATTCTAAATCCTTTGTAAGATTTAGTGACAAGAGCAAAATAGCTCTTATAAATGAAGAGGTATAAAATATGATATATACAATAACATTAAACCCAGCAATTGATCATATCATTCTAACAGATAGGCGGGTTGAATTGGGTGTAACAAACTACTACAATGATGAGTATAAAGTAGTCGGTGGTAAAGGAATTAATGCTGGTATC encodes the following:
- a CDS encoding DeoR/GlpR family DNA-binding transcription regulator, whose translation is MSEVLNMLREERLKLIIDFVNKSGYCSNEEISKELNIPFTTLRRDLTDLNYEQKLKRVHGGAQSIKEKSILEAKLDEKLTSNIDAKQLIASKALNCIKPFETVFLDAGSTTYFLAKLITQDLNVKVYTNSIINAQVLANNGIRDIYLLPGKLKLSTGAICGVETIAAISKYNFDVAFLGINAIDKEFNFYTTDDDEAEIKMKIIKNAQFAFGLADTSKMNSKSFVRFSDKSKIALINEEV
- a CDS encoding SemiSWEET family sugar transporter; its protein translation is MEIFIQIVSWFATIVSCIRFIPQLIKIIVTKSSKDVSLIMYIIAVLAALLWLIAAVMIMNYPLIVTNVIVFIIASFILTFKIWEINKSKKD